Part of the Nitrospirota bacterium genome is shown below.
TCGTGAATCGTCGTACTCGCAATCGTCATCTTGCCGTTTTCACCGAAGATCATGGAGCCGGGCGTCATCACCTTTTCTTCCAGCGCCGCCGCCGCCACCATCGCCTTCATGGTCGATCCAGGCTCGTAGGTATCGGTCAGCGCGCGGTTACGCCACCGGTCCGGCGTCAACGAGCTGACGGCATTCGGATCGAACCGCGGACTGACCGCCATCGCGAGAATCGCGCCTGATTGCGGCTCCATAACAATGATCGTCCCGGACTTGGCATGGGTGCGAACGACCGTCTCGTCGAGTTCTTTTTCTGCAATGTATTGAATGACCTCGTCCACGGTCAGCGTCAGGGCCTGACCCGGCGTCGGCACTTGCTCTTTTACGCCCTTGGGGAAAATCGTGCGGCCCAGCGCATCGCGCTGCAGCACGGTCACACGTTTTTCTCCATGCAGTTGCGCATCGTATCGACGCTCAAGCCCCTCCAGCCCCTGCCCATCCATCCCGGAAAATCCAAGGACATGAGACAGCAACGGCCCATTGGGATAGAAGCGCTGGCCCTCCATCACCACCCCGATGCCGCCCAACGACAACTGTTCCAACCGCCGCCCCTGCTCAGGCTCGACCTTTCGCGCCAGCCAGACGAAACTCTTATTCTGCCGGAGCTTCTTCTCCAGCTCGCCGCTTCGAATATGGAGCACCGGGGAAAGATGGCGGGCCACGGCCGAGGGGTTCTCCAGCGACGTGGGCACGCCGAACACGGAGGGCACCTCCACATTCATCGCGAGCACCTTGCCGTGACGATCCGACACCATGCCCCTGGCACCCTCGAACGACACAGTTTTTTGATGTTGGCGATCGGCCTTGGCCGTGAGCTCTGCCGCTTGAAGCACTTGGAGCGTGACTAACCGAAACAGAATGATGCTGAACCCGCAGAAAAACAGGAACAGCATCACATAGCGACGACCGCGTGAGGGGCCGACTGTCACTCGTTTACTCTCCCGGTTACCACATGCCTCGCCAAACGAACCTGCTCCACGGGCGGAGACGACAAGCCAGGCGCGTCCATCGGCTGATGCACCATCATGACTTGTCCCTGCTGCGGCGGAAGCATCCCCAGCTTCTCCGTCGCCACCTTCGCGATCCGCTCAGGCGCCGCCAGCGAAGAAAACTTCACTTGCAGCTGATCCCGCTCCCGCTCCAGCAATATCTTCTGACTCTTCGATCGCTCGATCTGATACCCCAGCCGAACGACATCCACCCGTTCCCACACAAACACGAAGACCAACATCACACCGGCTAGAATCGTTAGCGTCTTCATGAATGACCCTCCATGGCTACCCGTTGAGCGGCGCGCAGCTTGGCGCTGCGCGACCGGGGATTCCTATCTGACTCTTCGCTGCTGGCGACCTGCGGTCTCTTCGTGAGCACCGTCAACAGGGGGTCCTCCTTGCCGGAGAGCGCCCGAAACGTGTGCTTCACAATCCGATCTTCGAGCGAATGAAACGAGATCGCACAGAGACGTCCGCCGGGAGACAACACATCCACCGCATCGCGCAACGCCGGCTCCAGACAATCGAGCTCCTGATTGACGGCAATGCGAAGGGCCTGGAACGTGCGGGTCGCGCAATGGAGCCGACCATGCCGGTACTTGGCAGGCACCGACCCTTCGATCACGGAAACCAGCTCCTTCGTCGTCGCCAGCGGATGACGCTCCCGCGCGCTCACGATGGCGCGCGCAATGCGCCGGGAAAACCGTTCCTCGCCGAATTGAAAAATCACGTCGGCCAACTGCGTCTCCGGCCATTGATTGACCAGATCGGCTGCAGTCCCGCCCGTCGATTGATCCATACGCATGTCCAACGGACCATCTCCCTGAAAACTGAAACCCCGAGCCGCTTCATCCAACTGCGGAGACGAGACTCCCAGATCGAACAAAATCCCATCGACTCGACTAATGCCATTCGCAGCAAGATGCTGCTTCAGATCCACAAAATGCCCATGTATAAGGAGTGCGCGGTCGCCGAATCGCGCGAGTCGTTCGCGACTCGCCGCAATAGCCATGGCATCGCGATCCAGCCCGATAAGCCTGCTACCAGACCCACTTGCCTCGAGAATTCTTTCAGCATGCCCACTGTACCCCACCGTGCAATCAAGATAGGTTCGGCTCTCTTCTTGAATAAGCCAAAACAGGACCTCTGCCGACATGACCGGTAAATGTCTAGAATCCTCCATAAATATCAGCGACCAAAGCCACCCACTTTCTCCCACATGCTGGCGAGTATACACCCACCAAAAGACTTGTCAATAAGAAATTCATGTACTTACGAGGCCTGGAGCCCCCTTCCGTTTAGCCCTAATGGTCCCCGCACCTGTGGATAAGAAATGACTGCACTTTTTTGTCCATCCAGATCCTGCCAGCTAAAGCTGGCTGCGGATCCGGAAGAAAAATGGTCGTTCTGGCCGATGAATAAGAACGCTGCCTCGCCAATTGAAAAATCTGCCGCCTACACGCAGTTGGAGGGTTTCGTTGACAAGAATTCCGGTCGGGTTGAGAATGATTTTATGTCTTTACTGAGCACAGCCAACGCCTTCCGCCTCATCCTCCTCATGGGAACCGTTATCCTGACGTGCAGCGGGACCAGCATCGCCACAGCGTCAGCCGCATCACCGCTTTACTGGTGTCCTGATCGAAAAGCGGATCAACAATATTCCGCCACCAAAGGCCCTGGATGCGTGCCGCTCGTTGAGAAAAAGAAAACAGAGACGACAGAGCAAACAGGCGAAGCTGCTGCGCGCGACCAACAGCCCCGCGATTTTAAAATTGAGAATCTGCAGCGCGAGGTCTCGACATTTCTGAACAGGTATCGCCTCTTTCTCGCTTGCTGCAAAACCGATCCGGACGAGCTTCAGCAGATTGAAGAGCTGGGAGAAGAAGTGGGAGAGCTGTTGTCTGCAACGCAAGCCAACCTCTCCAACTACGCCCTGGCAGCACGAGGCATCATGCTTCGCGAACTAATTACTCCTGTGGCCAAGGCCAGAGCCGACCTCAAAATCTTGCGCACGAGATTGGAACAAATCGGCGAATCGTCAGGCCGGCTCAGGCAGGCAGATGTTGAAGGGGCGGGGCGTGAGATCCGCAAGATACAAGAGCTTGAAGAGTCCATCGACCAAGACATTCGTGCGCCACAGCTACCAGGGAGCGCCAAAACTGGAGCGGATATCGGCGTCGCGCCAGCCGTGGGACCGAACATTGGGAAAACACCTAGGGCCGGATCAGCGATAGGCAGCGAGGGCCGGACCGGTCAGGATATCGGAGTCTCACCGAG
Proteins encoded:
- a CDS encoding penicillin-binding protein 2, encoding MTVGPSRGRRYVMLFLFFCGFSIILFRLVTLQVLQAAELTAKADRQHQKTVSFEGARGMVSDRHGKVLAMNVEVPSVFGVPTSLENPSAVARHLSPVLHIRSGELEKKLRQNKSFVWLARKVEPEQGRRLEQLSLGGIGVVMEGQRFYPNGPLLSHVLGFSGMDGQGLEGLERRYDAQLHGEKRVTVLQRDALGRTIFPKGVKEQVPTPGQALTLTVDEVIQYIAEKELDETVVRTHAKSGTIIVMEPQSGAILAMAVSPRFDPNAVSSLTPDRWRNRALTDTYEPGSTMKAMVAAAALEEKVMTPGSMIFGENGKMTIASTTIHDHEKLGWMTFSEMIQKSSNIGAAKTGMALGDQRLYRYLQAFGFGQRTEIDLPGEVNGLLKAPKDWGRRTLASISMGQEIGVTPLQMVSAVATLANGGVMMKPYVVSEVRDQKGLLLKEVLPHAKRRVVSEETAKTVTTMLEGVVTNGTGTKAAIPGFRVAGKTGTAQKIDPRTGGYSSTLFVGSFVGYVPAESPRLAMIVVIDEPQGEAWGGTVAAPVFRRVGEQVLNYLGVSREDTVKIALATRDY
- a CDS encoding cell division protein FtsL, whose amino-acid sequence is MKTLTILAGVMLVFVFVWERVDVVRLGYQIERSKSQKILLERERDQLQVKFSSLAAPERIAKVATEKLGMLPPQQGQVMMVHQPMDAPGLSSPPVEQVRLARHVVTGRVNE
- the rsmH gene encoding 16S rRNA (cytosine(1402)-N(4))-methyltransferase RsmH codes for the protein MEDSRHLPVMSAEVLFWLIQEESRTYLDCTVGYSGHAERILEASGSGSRLIGLDRDAMAIAASRERLARFGDRALLIHGHFVDLKQHLAANGISRVDGILFDLGVSSPQLDEAARGFSFQGDGPLDMRMDQSTGGTAADLVNQWPETQLADVIFQFGEERFSRRIARAIVSARERHPLATTKELVSVIEGSVPAKYRHGRLHCATRTFQALRIAVNQELDCLEPALRDAVDVLSPGGRLCAISFHSLEDRIVKHTFRALSGKEDPLLTVLTKRPQVASSEESDRNPRSRSAKLRAAQRVAMEGHS